Part of the Vigna unguiculata cultivar IT97K-499-35 chromosome 3, ASM411807v1, whole genome shotgun sequence genome, tCCTGTTTGTCTATTAATCAAACCACATCTTTAGCCATTTTTAATAAGATCATGTAAAATAATGCGAAAGAACCCCTAAACAAGATCAATCAGTtcagtttaattatttatctggGATATGAATCtcttaaagaataaattttttgttggtGATCATTTCATTTGATTTAAATAAGATTATCTCTTGAAAACAGTATCTCATATCTGTGTTCTCAaacaaaaagattaaaacaatgAGAAAGGAAAAAGATGCATGCATGTTTGAGATTGAAAGCAGAGTTATCCTTTCGATGACGAAAAAAGTTAGCAGCATTCAGCAGATATATACTGTGGTAATATTAAGACGAGCGAAACGACACCACTGCTCTGCTCCTTCAAGTCACTGGAATCTCTCATCTCATCTCATGCATATATAAGACATAGCCATAGCTATATAGctgtagtatatatatatatagttatatatctatatatatgtatatgtatatatataaatatatatctaccTTGTAAGCTACATGCAGCTTTGTGTatctaaatttgttttgtagtCACACTCATTATTCATGAACCTATTGAACTGTTTTATCGCTGTATTTTTCACCCTTCTAATTAAGAATCAGAGGTAAACGAATGGAGGTTAGTGGGAGCCTTGCccaaaataaaatgtgtaaataATACAAATGTTGTGATATAGAGGTATGTTAAAGAAATATGTTCTTGAGAAAAAAGGAAAATCTATTTTCAGAGAATCGAAAGATTGTGTTCCTCTCTCACTCACCTTACATTCTTGggtgattatatatattatgttcctattttctgattctgattctgattccTGGGTTAAAGTGATTTAGAACAGTGGGTTGAAGAGAAAGTGTGAATATTTGAGGAGCTTGAAAGAGAATAGAAATAGTAACTAGTATGGGGTTGAGGCTTGTATTGAATGAAGTGGTCCCTTGTGGAAAGGAAATAATAGTGATGGAATGGAGTGgaatttgaattgattttttgccctctatttgtttgttgtatTGAGGCAAACACTGTGTACACTGTGTAGCGGTAACATATAATAGTAGTATTAGTAATAGTATTATTGAGGAGCAGAGCCAAGTGCAAATGACCAAAAGCTCATGGCCATTCCTTAGATGATGACAAGGGAAAGATGGTGTAGTActtcaataatttcaaaagttagCATAGGGTAGTCAATTCAGCCAgcaaaagatgaaaagaaacTGTGACTTCGGTCATTCACACTGAAAACCTCGAGTCAGAGCACCTGTTGCTCTTAAAACACTTCAAACACCAAACTCATCTTTTTGGGACCCTTCAATTTTTCATACATATCAATATCAATGATACCACATTCAATACCAACCCCCTTTACATCCATATTATTGCACAacccattcctcccatttcttTCTCCCACAACCCCATCTTCTAACTTCTCTCTGTTgatcattacttttttttataagactGATGGATTCTCCAAACGTATATCTCAGTGGACTAAAAACTTTTGTGACTCTGATTCTCATAATTTCCCTCACCCTATTTCCTTCTAATTCAGGTAAAACATACACACCATCATGAGTGTCCAAATATTTCTGTGTCAACATGATGGAATCAATaacttgtgtgtgtgtgtgtcattTCATTACTTGGTGTGATTAACATGGTTATTATGTTCTTGACTTGACTTGTGAACAGTAGGGTCAGGTTCAACGAAAGATGGGAAGGGTCTGAAGCAAAAGAAGTTAGTGTTGGGGTCAAGGCCTCCAAGGTGTTTGAACAAGTGCTTGAGTTGCAAGCCTTGCATGGCTGCTCTTGTAATCTCCCCTCATCACAGGGTCAGTCACATTCACAAGGCAACAACAGCTCAAAGAGACGAGGGCTACTATCTTCTCTCTTGGAAATGCAAATGTGGTAACAAGTTCTTTCAGCCCTGAAATTAAGTTGATCATAAAAGCTTTTAGGTACACACTGTAGCGGCTTGCCTATAGTTTATGCTTGAGCAATTTTCAGTGTACTTGGTGTGTGAACTGTGTAGTATGAACTAATTAACATTATCAACCTTCAATCAATCCCATATTAACTTGACTGTAATATGTACTTGATTCTTTGTTCAAACTTCGGTTGATGTGGTTGACATTATAGTTTGATGGAAAGATAGttgttttgttagtttttttaaccaCAAGAGAACAAGGGAAACCCTGACATGCTAAAGGAAGTACTAAGGAGACCCACTTGGTGTGTGGCTGAGCAACAAAACAAGGTTGGCCCCTCTGCAGAACTAAGCCAGCATTAACAACTGGGTCAAAATGAATCAAAGATGAGTGAGAAAGAAGTAGAAGGACACCTTACGAAAGAAAGGGTACATCGTATAAagaatgtaaataaaattatgttggTCCAGATATCTTACAcaattacatatattatttttattattgcaCAATACATACACAAACCATTCGTCTCTGAAAACATTTTAAACCGCCAGATTTTTTGTTTAGTTGCCAAAAAAGAGTTTCTttggaaatatatttttcttatgctGGTATAAATATGAGAATATTTTTGTCAGATTACATTTCTTGTTTCGTTAAGCTGTGTTCCTTTAGGTTTCTGGATCCTCAATTCTTCTGTGAAAGAATTGTCCAAAAAAATTTCTGGTGTTTAGTGGTGGGTGGGTGTGGGTCTGACAGTGTGAGCCTATAGGCAGTGAAGACTTACGAAATTCCGACAGCGAAGTGGAAGATTTTTGTGGACATGGATGAGTCAAAATCACCCTTTCTCTGTTTATGGGGAGAAGCTACCAACTTAATTTACTCAAAGAAAAAATGGCTGTTCTCTCTATAAAATTTATGAACTATTGATTTATCACAAAACATTCgtaagtttaaataatttttctctctcataatatatattacatatcttgaatataataatttataaatactaGATGATCTACTCACACTTTTTGATTTCATTCTTTAATAATCAATAACGTAAGTTGTATCTATTGGAAAAACATATTCTTAGCTTTCAATTAGGAGCAATAGAAGacaattatgaaaaaaacacATTAATAAACAGGACAGGTGGGGCAGATAGGATACGCGTACTCGTATTCATATCTTATCTATTAAATATCTGTCCCATAAATATCTGTCCCATACTCGTATTCATGTCTTATCTATTATTGTACCTtatctattaaataaatatctgTCCCGTACTGTATTCATATATGTGCGAGTATCTGATAAACATGtacctgcatatttttttaatatctacggtaccgcgggtatttacagaagaaaaatttaatatttaacgaTATATCTtaactatatatttaaataaaaatacaatgcataacattcatacatttcaaacaaagtgcaaataacccatttaaacagtgttgaatgacagtttacaaaaaaatgaatatttttttgaaaccaattgatataaaataactcattcaagatcaatgtgttaatattttagtcatgttttttttattttttttatatttaaattatagtatagcgagtacgggtatccacgagtaCGAATACTACAATATCCGTACTcgttaacatgcgagtataaaaaatactcatacCCGTCATCTTTGGgtatctatttataatattcatCTTCTACCCGTTACGAGTTTTATCTGAAGATACTCACgggtacaaatttttttgacatcactaactcaagtggtgatatttttacttttatattaatagAACAATGTTTCTTGAACTATAAATGATCTCATTTGATTTTGAGCACTCAAACTACTAATAGAGAGAATTAATGccgattttgttgataatatttactcaatatcttttatttaatttatttttaggaaaattttagtttctttaaatctattttacacaaagataaaaaattatttttatttattatttagatttaGGAAGTTAagactaaaatattattaatatttgatattttgttatatttttactCTATAAACAAAGtacatgaacaaaataaatcacAAGCTGCTTCatcttatgtattttttatattttcaaaacttaaaagatttaaaaaggacaatgatattttgactccCACAATTTGACTCTCGTTTTGTATTTCCTGATGTGGCTTAGTATTGGACATTGATTCTTACAAAGGAAAAGATAGTAGTATATTGATTAATGCTCCACACTAAGCCACATTAGAGAGTAAAAAATGATAATCAAATTGTGGGagttaaaatatgattttccatttaaaaaatgGTATCAAACTCTAGTTTTTACAACATCAATGAAatagaaggagaaagaaaataaatttcttacAAGTCTCTATCCATTCTTTGATGGCAAAAGTTATTATCTCTGACTTGCAAAAATGCAAACTTATCAAGAGGAGTTAGATTTATGTGGAAGAGAATTACATTGTTGATCTGTCAACCTGAAAATCTCACTATAATCCAAATCAAAATGTAAAAGGAACAAAGACAAAGAAGGATCAAATCAAAAAGAAATATAGATATATCTTGAAGAAGTTTGACATCCAAGAGCATAAAATAGATGAAGAATCATACTTTAACATTTATCATGTTAGGAATCTAAGTGTTAGTCTAGGTCTcatattaagtaaaaataaaaaagttaaataacatGTAAAGAAGATGACCTATAAATTTAGTGTGGTCAGATTTTGAGTTGAAGAGGATGTTAATTTCTTATGTGGCATTGATTAATGTCTCATTGGTTGTATTTCCCTAAATTTtaggaaataaattaatttttagattttttaaaatttttttaaatatattttacaagataaaaacatatttgtttatcatttatatttaaaaagctAACATTTTACattgtctttttattttattaatagagtatacaaataaaataaattagacaTTCCTCCATATAgcatatcttttttatttgtaaattttaacaGTTTTTTGTTAATAAGCATTATTCATTACTTATTCTTATACGAGTAAACTATGATATCAATGCTTATTGGTGTTAGGTCTTTCTAAAAAATTGAGAATATTTGCTTAATATATTTTCAGCTTATTTATGTTTTGAGTCTTTgataaatttgagaatttttaattgagtctctaataaatatttttggtc contains:
- the LOC114179746 gene encoding EPIDERMAL PATTERNING FACTOR-like protein 8 isoform X2; amino-acid sequence: MDSPNVYLSGLKTFVTLILIISLTLFPSNSGSGSTKDGKGLKQKKLVLGSRPPRCLNKCLSCKPCMAALVISPHHRVSHIHKATTAQRDEGYYLLSWKCKCGNKFFQP
- the LOC114179746 gene encoding EPIDERMAL PATTERNING FACTOR-like protein 8 isoform X1, with protein sequence MDSPNVYLSGLKTFVTLILIISLTLFPSNSVGSGSTKDGKGLKQKKLVLGSRPPRCLNKCLSCKPCMAALVISPHHRVSHIHKATTAQRDEGYYLLSWKCKCGNKFFQP